GTGGAGGCGGACATCACCGACCGCACCCGGGCCGAGGCCGCCGTCCAGCGGACCGTCGAGCACTTCGGACGTCTGGACACCCTGGTCAACAACGCGGGCGTGATGCTCCTGGGCCCGGTCGTCGGCGCGGACGCCGAGGAGTGGGACCGGATGATCGCCGTCAACGTCCAGGGCCTCCTCCACACCACCCGCGCCGCCCTCCCGCACCTGCTGAAGGCCGCCGAGGACGGGCCCCGCCGGGTCGCCGACATCGTCAACATCAGCTCGATCGCGGGCCGGGTCGCCTGGAACGGCTACGGCGTCTACAACCTCACCAAGTTCGGCGTGAACGGCTTCACCGAGTCCCTGCGCCAGGAAGTCACCCGGCGACACGTCCGCGTCGGTGTCCTCGAACCGGGCGGTGTGGACACCGAGTTGGGCTCGCACAACGACCACAAGCCCGAGGTCCGCGACGCGATCGGCACCTTCTACGAGCAGACCGAGGTCCTCGCCCCCGAAGACATCGCCGACGGTGTCGCCTACATGGTCACCCGGCCCCGCCACGCCTCTGTCGGTGAGTTGTGGATCATGCCCACCGATCAAGCCTGACCTCCCGCCCACCGAAACACCCCAAGCGCCCCAAACACACACAAAGGAACCCATCATGAGCAAGGTCATTCTCGTCACCGGTGCCGGACGCGGTCTGGGCACGGACATCGTCCGCGAGGCCCTCGCCGCAGGCCATCAGGTCGTCGCCACCGGCCGCCGCCCCGACGAGGTCGAGAAGTCCCTGGGCGGGCCGCAGGACAACCTGCTGGTCACCAAGCTGGACGTCACCAGCCTGGAGGACGCCGAGGCGGCCGTGCAGGCGGCCGTCGACCGCTTCGGACGCATCGACGTCCTGATCAACAACGCCGGGAACTTCTTCGCGGGCTACTTCGAGGAGATCACGCCCGCGCAGATGCGCCGGCAGATCGAGACCAACCTCTTCGGCCCCATGAACGTCACCCGCGCCGTCCTGCCCGTCCTGCCCGTCCTGCGCGAGCAGCGCGCCGGGCACGTGATCACCCTCTCCTCCTCCGCCGGCATCATCGGCCAGGAGTTCTGCGTCGCCTACGCCGCCTCCAAGTTCGGCGTCGAGGGCTGGATGGAATCCCTGCGCTACGACGTCGAGCCCTACGGCATTCACACCACGGTCGTCGAACCCGGCTTCTTCCGCACCGAGTTGCTCGTCGACGGCTCCACCATCTGGCCCGAGCCGACCATCGACGACTACGCCGAGCGCACCACCGCCACCGTCGCGGCCTGGAAGAGCATGAACGGCCAGCAGCCCGGCGACCCCGCCAAGCTCGCCCGCGCCCTGCTCGCCATCGCCGACCAGGACAAGCCCCTGCTGCGCTTCGTCGCCGGCGCCGACGCCATCGAAGGCGTCCAGGCCAAGGCCCAGGAACTCCTCGCCCAGGCCGAGGCCTCCCGCGAACTCGGCGGCGACCTGGGCTACGACGACACCGGCGCCTGACACACACGGGAGACCTGCCGGAGCAGCGCCAACGGGTTCCCCGGTTCGGATGTGCCTGGAGCAGGCTGAAAAGCCGTGTCGGGGGCACTCGGTTCTCCGAGACGCCGATGTGTGCCGCTTCCTGGAGAGAAGCAGAATGCCTGTACCTGGCCGTCCGAAGGTGGTGTGCCGTGATGGTTCTCTTCCTGTTGCTCGTCCTGATCGCCCTTGTGCTGGGGATCGTCGGAGTGGCCGCGAACGGCTTGGGCTACCTGCTGGTGGTCGGCGTCGCGGTTCTCGTGGCGGCTCTGGCCCTGGTGGCCGTGCGCTGGTCCCGACGCTCCGGCAGCCGCCCTGTTCGATGACGGCGACCATGCGGTGGCCGCCGCCTACGGCAAACAGGCACTCGGGTCGTGGTGGTCGGCCCGCCGCAGTGTCTGTCCGATGTGGTGGGCCAGCGCGTGCGGGTCCTGCGCATGTGCGAGATGACCTTGGCCCGGCATGGTGACGACGCGGGCGTCGGGCAGGGCCGTCGTGAACCGGGCGAATGCCTCGCCGTAGGGCGCGGCGCCCTCGTTCAGGGCGCCGAGCAGCAGGGTGACCGGCAGGTCGAGGGCGGCGAAGGCCCGCAGGTCGGTGACGTGGTCGTCGAGCGCCGTCAGTTCCCGGGCCAGCGGTGCGGCCAGTGGGCGGAGGATCTCCCAGGCGGGGCTTCGGCGCAGTTGTGCCACGTCGTCTTCGGAGAATCCGGACACGTCCAGGTTCACGATCTCCACGGCGCGGTCCAGGTCGTCGGCCTCCGCGGCTTCCCGGAGGGCGTCGAGTGCTCCGCGGCCGAAGGGGCGTACGACAGGTTCGTAGAGGGTGAGGGAGCGGACCGTGTCGATGTGCCGTGCCGTCGCCTCCAGTGCGACGAGGCCGCCGAAGCTCCAGCCGAACAGGTCCACCCCCTGCTCCGCGCCCTCGGCGGTGACGATCTCGGTGAGGACGTGGTCCAGGTCGTCGATCTCGGTGCGCATCGAGTGGTCCGGACCGAGCGCGCCGCTGGGCTCGCGTCCGCGCCGGTTCAGCACGTAGACCGGTCCGGGAACGTCCAGCGCGGCCACCACCGGCTGCCAGGCGGCGGCGTCCGCCATGACCCCCGGCACGATCAGCAACGGCCGGCCCGAACCGTCGCGCCGGGTGAGAGCGAGCCGGACGCCCTCGCGTTCCACGTTCCTCAGCATGTGTGCGGTACCTCCTGAACGGGTTCCCTGTCGGAGCGTCACGGTACGACAACTCCATCTTGGACTGAGGGTATAGTTCTTGGACGTACAGTCTGAAGCGAGGGGTGAGGGGTGGGAATGGCGGACGGCAAGCCGGCCCCGGACGCCGAACGCGACGCGATCATCGCCGCGCTGGTGCCCGTGGT
The nucleotide sequence above comes from Streptomyces sp. N50. Encoded proteins:
- a CDS encoding SDR family NAD(P)-dependent oxidoreductase, producing MATKLTGTVALITGASSGIGAATARRLAEDGASVALVARREDRLNDLAAEIEKAGGTALVVEADITDRTRAEAAVQRTVEHFGRLDTLVNNAGVMLLGPVVGADAEEWDRMIAVNVQGLLHTTRAALPHLLKAAEDGPRRVADIVNISSIAGRVAWNGYGVYNLTKFGVNGFTESLRQEVTRRHVRVGVLEPGGVDTELGSHNDHKPEVRDAIGTFYEQTEVLAPEDIADGVAYMVTRPRHASVGELWIMPTDQA
- a CDS encoding SDR family oxidoreductase, encoding MSKVILVTGAGRGLGTDIVREALAAGHQVVATGRRPDEVEKSLGGPQDNLLVTKLDVTSLEDAEAAVQAAVDRFGRIDVLINNAGNFFAGYFEEITPAQMRRQIETNLFGPMNVTRAVLPVLPVLREQRAGHVITLSSSAGIIGQEFCVAYAASKFGVEGWMESLRYDVEPYGIHTTVVEPGFFRTELLVDGSTIWPEPTIDDYAERTTATVAAWKSMNGQQPGDPAKLARALLAIADQDKPLLRFVAGADAIEGVQAKAQELLAQAEASRELGGDLGYDDTGA
- a CDS encoding alpha/beta hydrolase; protein product: MLRNVEREGVRLALTRRDGSGRPLLIVPGVMADAAAWQPVVAALDVPGPVYVLNRRGREPSGALGPDHSMRTEIDDLDHVLTEIVTAEGAEQGVDLFGWSFGGLVALEATARHIDTVRSLTLYEPVVRPFGRGALDALREAAEADDLDRAVEIVNLDVSGFSEDDVAQLRRSPAWEILRPLAAPLARELTALDDHVTDLRAFAALDLPVTLLLGALNEGAAPYGEAFARFTTALPDARVVTMPGQGHLAHAQDPHALAHHIGQTLRRADHHDPSACLP